The Pieris brassicae chromosome 6, ilPieBrab1.1, whole genome shotgun sequence genome window below encodes:
- the LOC123710885 gene encoding RNA-binding protein 5-A-like produces the protein MSWRRDERPSRWGEAKPRSPVWEMRRSASPDCSRQASPRDRQKERRDRHDRYDRERRDRDRDGDRYRRENRERFDKRDRRRSPRRFDDKDIPTAPSPPHISRDKSRERDRSRSQSRSRSRSYERQDIDYDTQDTQSASPGDWICKCGSYNFKRRQVCYRRNCQGKRSEGNVVGGEDRNGSEPAAGITKRLLFRRLDALTTEEKILDSIKERCSKSVLDSIAGITIGRETLTGASKCLAYINFNSIADSTAAHSELISLNPSLNIDNREVLVSFYNEPQKVPKTTSSTEYSSYNYLQNRSNFVSNQTLSEADRVNAAAAVAQSAISAAQARQVSWTPVSVPAFVSSTAQSASVTNIPTGDGKIQYTAPDVRTFLYDETSGYYYDPATGLYYDGNTQYFYNSQTTQYMYWDTSRSTYIAATQSQQNTNQPKLQNPPQATSENTIPKEPEEKKKKDKEDKVKVAKKIAKDMERWARTLNQKKENARSNIIMEQPLDHSTSKGSADIGFSVLGAGPSLQHHSHLREISPPPVEDEFLMKRTECSQFESDEGIIDWVKLTCLLCKRRFPSAEVLTKHKTLSDLHKQNFLEHQKKNSSLPQTNGYRDRAAERRMKFGEDEPPIRKRYESDIQTPIFAHTPQPVVDTIGGKMLQKMGWSEGRGLGKEEQGRIAPIEAEQRPSLAGLGQKRGIYTPTPGLTYRDTVKKLMIARYKEVIQEEGD, from the coding sequence ATGTCGTGGAGACGAGATGAGCGCCCCAGTCGCTGGGGCGAAGCCAAACCCCGATCGCCGGTTTGGGAGATGCGGAGAAGCGCAAGCCCCGATTGCAGTCGTCAAGCATCACCACGTGATCGACAAAAGGAGCGAAGGGATCGTCACGACCGATATGACCGTGAAAGACGAGACCGGGATCGCGATGGTGACCGTTATCGCCGCGAAAATCGTGAACGCTTTGATAAACGCGATCGTCGTCGATCTCCGCGACGTTTTGATGATAAGGATATCCCCACAGCTCCATCTCCCCCGCATATTAGTCGCGATAAGTCTAGGGAAAGAGATAGAAGTAGGTCCCAGTCCAGAAGTCGATCTCGTAGTTATGAGCGACAGGATATTGATTATGATACTCAAGATACTCAGTCGGCTTCACCTGGTGATTGGATATGTAAATGTGgttcttataattttaaacgcaGGCAGGTTTGTTATAGACGTAACTGTCAAGGCAAACGTTCTGAAGGTAATGTCGTGGGTGGTGAAGACAGAAATGGCTCAGAACCAGCAGCCGGTATTACCAAAAGATTGTTATTTAGACGTTTAGATGCTTTAACCACAGAGGAAAAAATTCTTGATTCAATAAAGGAAAGATGTTCTAAGTCTGTGTTAGATTCTATTGCTGGTATCACTATTGGTCGAGAGACACTCACAGGAGCCTCAAAGTGTTTAGCATATATCAACTTTAATTCTATTGCTGATTCAACAGCTGCTCATTCTGAATTAATTAGCCTCAACCCCTCATTGAACATTGATAATAGAGAAGTATTAGTATCATTTTATAATGAGCCTCAGAAAGTGCCTAAAACCACTTCAAGTACTGAGTATTCCTCATACAATTATTTGCAGAATAGATCAAACTTTGTTTCGAATCAAACACTTTCTGAAGCAGATAGGGTGAATGCGGCTGCTGCTGTTGCTCAGTCGGCTATCTCGGCTGCTCAAGCTCGCCAAGTCTCTTGGACTCCGGTTTCTGTCCCTGCATTTGTTAGTTCCACAGCTCAATCTGCCTCAGTGACCAATATTCCTACTGGTGATGgcaaaatacaatacacaGCCCCTGATGTACGAACATTCCTCTATGATGAAACCTCTGGTTATTATTATGATCCTGCCACAGGTCTTTACTATGATGGTAACACACAGTACTTCTACAACAGTCAGACAACTCAATATATGTATTGGGATACCTCTAGATCCACCTATATTGCTGCCACACAAAGCCAACAAAATACAAACCAACCCAAGCTGCAAAATCCCCCTCAAGCTACATCAGAGAATACAATTCCAAAAGAACcagaagaaaaaaagaaaaaagataaaGAGGACAAAGTTAAGGTTGCAAAGAAGATAGCAAAGGATATGGAGAGGTGGGCTCGTACCTTAAATCAAAAGAAAGAGAATGCTCggagtaatattattatggaaCAACCCCTGGATCATTCAACCAGCAAGGGTTCTGCAGATATTGGTTTCTCTGTTCTAGGAGCTGGTCCATCCTTACAACATCATTCCCACTTGAGAGAAATCTCTCCTCCGCCTGTGGAAGAcgaatttttaatgaaaagaaCTGAATGTAGTCAGTTTGAGTCAGATGAAGGAATCATAGATTGGGTTAAACTCACTTGCCTTCTCTGCAAGCGACGCTTCCCTTCAGCTGAAGTATTGACTAAACACAAAACACTATCAGACTTACATAAACAGAATTTTCTGGAACATCAAAAGAAAAACAGCTCGTTACCTCAAACAAATGGTTACAGAGATAGGGCAGCTGAGCGTAGGATGAAGTTTGGTGAAGATGAGCCACCAATTCGTAAAAGATATGAATCAGACATACAAACACCTATATTTGCACACACACCTCAACCGGTTGTAGACACCATTGGTGGCAAAATGTTACAGAAAATGGGCTGGTCAGAAGGCAGAGGTTTGGGTAAGGAAGAACAAGGTCGCATAGCTCCAATAGAAGCCGAACAGAGACCAAGCTTAGCTGGACTGGGACAAAAACGAGGAATCTATACTCCCACACCTGGGCTCACATATAGAGACACTGTCAAGAAGCTGATGATTGCTCGATACAAAGAAGTGATTCAGGAAGAAGGAGACTAG
- the LOC123711402 gene encoding 5-hydroxyisourate hydrolase: MSRAVLSTHVLDTSTGRPAFGVFVELYKKKDNSWALWHNTATSSDGRVLFPFTKESMAAGTYKLKFNIEDYYKQLEKETLYPYVEIVFKTEEDQHYHIPLLLSPYGYSTYRGS, encoded by the exons ATGTCTCGTGCTGTTTTATCAACCCACGTGCTGGACACGTCAACGGGAAGACCAGCGTTTGGAGTTTTTGTTGAATTGTATAAGAAAAAGGATAATTCGTGGGCATTGTGGCACAATACAGCGACGTCGAGTGATGGAAGAGTACTTTTCCCGTTCACGAAAGAGTCAATGGCAGCAGGAACTTATAAGCTAAAGTTTAATATCGAAGATTATTATAAGCAGCTGGAGAAAGAAACATTATATCCCTATGTGGAG attGTATTCAAAACTGAAGAGGACCAGCACTATCACATTCCGTTACTGTTAAGCCCTTACGGTTATTCCACTTACAGAGgaagctaa
- the LOC123711401 gene encoding uncharacterized protein LOC123711401, with protein sequence MMQACIYILISTLVAANAKILRNNALMTKMVSNFHKDIDTSATYQDKSEPLMQRMQNLLCHNFRTIPCEMITRDETLRKLIEKSIQQINYKKLRMDKTTQSPRYLTLFPMSSGDIHEQKIKKQKNKHRNKERHVLNRKKLRKFYPHKVKYKDKNVNFHESEEKLSMSVEHIPDVVQARKRDTYKMEQDEPFWRIDYMKHEEPSAHMFGYIDRLKDKIIKSSQTVTVDEQEKKDVMRPDVYIRKNKFVRKNINLNDDDIE encoded by the coding sequence ATGATGCAGGCGTGCATTTACATACTGATTTCGACATTAGTGGCAGCCAACGCAAAGATATTAAGAAACAATGCACTCATGACCAAAATGGTCTCCAACTTTCATAAAGACATCGACACATCCGCCACCTATCAGGATAAATCCGAGCCCTTGATGCAAAGAATGCAAAATTTGCTTTGCCACAACTTTCGAACCATACCTTGCGAGATGATAACTCGAGATGAAACACTACGGAAATTGATAGAAAAGTCAATACAACAAATTAACTACAAGAAGCTACGAATGGACAAGACAACTCAATCACCTCGATACTTAACTCTCTTCCCAATGAGCAGCGGCGATATTCACGaacaaaaaatcaaaaaacaaaaaaacaagcATAGGAATAAAGAACGCCATGTGTTAAACAGAAAAAAGCTGCGTAAATTTTACCCacacaaagtaaaatataaagacaAGAATGTCAACTTCCACGAGTCGGAAGAAAAGCTGTCTATGTCAGTAGAACACATACCGGATGTGGTCCAGGCGAGGAAACGTGACACTTATAAAATGGAACAGGATGAACCCTTTTGGAGAATAGATTACATGAAACACGAGGAACCTAGCGCTCATATGTTTGGATACATAGACCGACTTAAGGATAAGATCATTAAGTCCAGCCAGACTGTCACCGTCGATGAGCAAGAAAAAAAAGACGTTATGCGCCCAGATGTGTATATTAGGAAGAACAAATTCGTTAgaaagaatattaatttaaatgacgatgacattgaataa